In a single window of the Nocardioides massiliensis genome:
- a CDS encoding DUF5615 family PIN-like protein has product MTPRLLADEHIDPVLVLGLQRRVPGLDIVRVQDVGLRTADDPAILEWAAAEDRILVTRDIKTVPTYAFNRVSAKQPMPGVFVLRSTVSMATAIDELSFIVGASDANEWVDRVVYLPLR; this is encoded by the coding sequence GTGACTCCACGGCTCCTCGCCGACGAACACATCGACCCCGTGCTGGTGCTGGGTTTGCAACGACGCGTACCCGGCCTAGACATCGTCCGCGTTCAGGATGTCGGACTTCGAACCGCAGACGATCCAGCGATCCTGGAGTGGGCGGCCGCCGAGGACCGGATCCTCGTGACCAGAGACATCAAGACGGTTCCGACGTACGCCTTCAACCGGGTCAGCGCGAAGCAACCAATGCCCGGGGTCTTCGTGCTGCGTTCGACCGTCTCGATGGCGACTGCGATCGACGAGCTGTCCTTCATCGTCGGGGCCAGCGACGCCAACGAGTGGGTCGACCGGGTGGTCTATCTCCCGCTCCGCTAG
- a CDS encoding DUF433 domain-containing protein — protein sequence MTAAAIEPEPVPLVRDPAGRLMVPGSRISLDILVADFKGGKTPEAIHDDYETVSLADVYSIFAYYLRHRAEVEDYLAEQEREGAEIQARIEAAYPPDGLRAKLLTRIES from the coding sequence ATGACTGCTGCCGCGATCGAGCCCGAGCCGGTACCGCTGGTCCGTGACCCTGCCGGCCGCCTGATGGTGCCCGGTAGTCGCATCTCCCTCGACATTCTCGTGGCGGACTTCAAGGGTGGAAAAACTCCCGAAGCCATCCATGACGACTACGAGACGGTCTCGCTGGCCGACGTCTACTCGATCTTCGCCTACTACCTGCGCCACCGTGCCGAGGTCGAGGACTACCTCGCCGAGCAGGAGAGGGAAGGTGCCGAGATTCAGGCCCGCATCGAAGCTGCGTACCCGCCCGATGGTCTGCGTGCAAAACTGCTAACACGCATCGAGTCGTGA
- a CDS encoding adenylate/guanylate cyclase domain-containing protein — protein MDSNHREYKHVDSFARIDEILEQPSTNFEEKKSLPDRDTLTYTNGFYAYCSALFVDIRDSSELPSIYNRPALAKLYRAFISEMVSIMNGNSTAREINIVGDCVWGVFNTPSKPDIDAVFSMAAQANSLMKVLNYKLLKKNYQTPIRVGIGMSYGRALMIKAGASGSGIADVVYMGDVVNQASKLAAAAGGAKVGAPLAMDGVFRQNLNESNTKLTTYNTTHTLYTANAVNIAMNDWYEANCT, from the coding sequence ATGGATAGCAACCACAGGGAGTACAAGCACGTCGATTCCTTCGCCAGGATCGATGAAATCCTCGAGCAGCCGAGCACGAACTTCGAGGAGAAAAAATCCCTGCCCGACCGTGACACGCTGACCTACACAAACGGGTTTTACGCGTACTGCTCGGCGCTCTTCGTCGACATCCGGGATTCGTCTGAGCTACCTAGCATCTACAACAGGCCAGCCCTAGCAAAGCTGTACCGAGCCTTCATCTCCGAGATGGTCTCGATCATGAACGGGAATTCGACGGCACGCGAGATCAACATCGTCGGAGACTGCGTCTGGGGCGTTTTCAACACCCCGAGCAAACCCGACATCGACGCGGTCTTCTCGATGGCAGCCCAAGCGAACTCCCTCATGAAGGTTCTGAACTACAAGCTCCTGAAGAAGAACTATCAGACCCCGATCAGGGTCGGCATCGGCATGTCCTACGGCCGGGCTCTGATGATCAAGGCGGGCGCCAGCGGCAGCGGCATCGCGGACGTCGTCTACATGGGAGACGTCGTCAACCAAGCGAGCAAGTTGGCCGCTGCGGCCGGCGGGGCGAAGGTCGGTGCCCCCTTGGCGATGGACGGGGTCTTTCGCCAGAACCTCAATGAATCGAACACGAAACTGACCACCTACAACACGACACACACCCTCTACACGGCCAACGCTGTCAACATCGCGATGAACGACTGGTACGAGGCGAACTGCACGTAG
- a CDS encoding Pycsar system effector family protein: protein MSRTRRLRHRYRASAPVTEVEEDASAPVDAAEAWKAVGLVNEWVRHAETKAAAALATAGVIGGVLFSLVKDQTVFSLTIKIFGPASGALAFAAGIAAVVALWPRLRATEPPTSLLYFDHIARKYPRNNQGAEYVAALKGLVADPDGLLEQLGQQVWANARVARRKFRWAGWAMVALIGSAMALSVVSVRLALLSMGIWDG from the coding sequence ATGTCCCGAACCCGACGGCTTCGACACCGTTACCGTGCGAGCGCCCCGGTCACCGAAGTTGAGGAAGACGCGAGCGCGCCAGTCGATGCGGCGGAAGCGTGGAAGGCCGTCGGGTTAGTAAATGAATGGGTTCGTCACGCCGAGACGAAGGCGGCAGCCGCGCTCGCCACCGCCGGCGTGATCGGCGGCGTGCTGTTCAGCTTAGTCAAGGACCAGACCGTGTTCAGCCTGACGATCAAGATCTTTGGCCCTGCTTCGGGCGCTCTCGCGTTCGCCGCCGGCATCGCGGCAGTGGTGGCGCTGTGGCCTCGCCTCAGGGCGACTGAACCGCCAACGAGCCTCCTCTACTTCGACCACATCGCCCGCAAGTACCCGCGGAACAATCAGGGCGCCGAGTACGTGGCCGCCCTCAAAGGCCTGGTCGCAGACCCGGATGGACTTCTTGAGCAGCTCGGACAACAAGTCTGGGCCAACGCTCGGGTCGCTCGCCGCAAGTTCCGCTGGGCAGGGTGGGCGATGGTCGCCCTGATCGGCTCAGCCATGGCCTTGTCCGTTGTCAGCGTTCGGCTGGCTCTGCTCTCGATGGGAATATGGGATGGATAG